One window from the genome of Cucumis melo cultivar AY chromosome 12, USDA_Cmelo_AY_1.0, whole genome shotgun sequence encodes:
- the LOC127144395 gene encoding LOW QUALITY PROTEIN: putative CCR4-associated factor 1 homolog 4 (The sequence of the model RefSeq protein was modified relative to this genomic sequence to represent the inferred CDS: deleted 1 base in 1 codon), with amino-acid sequence MDLNEKPKEITQFDECLRFHTILTIDIEFPGFITQSPWDFIDKEIYKEFRFNVNQTKLIQLGVTTLDDLGRIGSSWYSDFDFHADAYSPSTIMFLEKNGLNFKKLKEDGISIASFTKKFSPIIKKLLPKSMEEFATVVVNKVGIVRDLNHMARFCEGLEDGRLGLERLGKLLNKKKFGMKHNAGSDSLLTTSAHFEMVK; translated from the exons ATGGACTTAAACGAAAAGCCAAAAG AAATAACACAATTCGACGAATGTCTTCGATTCCACACAATTCTTACCATTGATATTGAATTCCCTGGCTTTATTACACAATCTCCATGGGATTTCATTGATAAAGAGATTTACAAAGAGTTTCGTTTCAATGTAAACCAAACGAAACTCATTCAACTTGGTGTCACAACTTTGGATGATTTAGGTCGAATCGGCAGTTCATGGTACTCTGATTTTGACTTCCATGCTGATGCTTATTCTCCTTCTACCATTATGTTTTTAGAAAAGAATGggttgaattttaaaaaattgaaagaa gatGGAATATCCATTGCTTCATTCACTAAAAAATTCTCACCTATCATCAAAAAAT TGTTACCAAAATCAATGGAAGAATTCGCAACGGTGGTGGTTAACAAAGTTGGAATTGTAAGGGATTTGAATCATATGGCTAGATTCTGTGAAGGACTAGAAGATGGAAGACTTGGACTTGAAAGATTAGGAAaattattgaataaaaaaaaatttggaatGAAACATAATGCTGGATCAGATAGCTTACTTACAACATCTGCACATTTTGAGATGGTGAAATGA